The nucleotide sequence tctatatacaatgtgtgcaaaaggcatgaggaggtaggcgaataattacaatattgcagattaacactggagtgataaatgatcatgtacaggtagagatattggtgtgcaaaagagcagaaaagtaaataaataaaaactgtggggatgaggtaggtgaaaatgggtgtgctatttaccaatagattatgtacagctgcagcgatcggttagctgctcagctagctgatgtttgaagttggtgagggagataaaagtctccaacttcagcgatttttgcaattcgttccagtcacaggcagcagagtactggaacgaaaggcggccgaatgaggtgttggctttagggatgatcaatgagatacacctgctggagcgcgtgctacggatgggtgttgccatcgtgaccagtgagctgagataaggtggagctttgcctagcatggccttgtagatgacctgaagccagtgggtctggcgacgaatatgtagcgagggccagccgactagagcatacaagtcgcagtggtgggtagtataaggtgctttagtgacaaaacggatggcactgtgataaactgcatccagtttgctgagtagagtgttggaagcaattttgtagatgacgtcgccgaagtcgaggatcggtaggatagtcagttttactagggtaagcttggcagcgtgagtgaaggaggctttgttgcggattagaaagccgattcttgatttgattttcgattggagatgtttgatatgggtctggaaggagagtttgcagtctagccagacacctaggtacttataggtgtccacatattcaaggtcggagccatccagtgtggtgatgctagtcgggcatgcgggtgcaggcagcgatcggttgaaaagcatgcttTTTTTACTACCAAACATGAAAAAGCCACTGGAACTGTTTGTATGCTGTTGTGTGTTTTTGTACACACAACAGTTATCTGTTCTTAATTATCTGTTGATGGAAAACAAATCCTTCTCTATCCACCCCTCCATTTTCTAGTCAATCAGTTGGCTGGATCAGTGTGCTACAGCAATGCTTTCGTTCTCTGTGCAGATAGGGCTGATTCCGATTTAGGAATATAAGCCTTTCCTACGCACATCTAAGCATTTGGTTTTCAGACTTACCTTATTCAGGCGAGTAACGTGTTCTGCAGGTGTGGCtactattttgatttgttttacctTGCGCACTCTGAATACATGTAATTCAACctctgaaaaccctcccacttgctggccaacaaATGTTCAGTATATTTATCTTCAGTCATCCCTTTAAATACGGTGTACCTTTTAATGATTATTTCATTGACAAACTCAATAGAATACATTGAGAGAAGGAACGGGTTTAGAATCTATGCATCTTTGTCTCACAAAATATATAGATTCATAAAAAATACAGTGGTTTGATTCATTCCTTATCTGTAGATACACCTCCACCACATCTTATTTTCTTAGATCTCCACTCCGAATAAATAGCAGGTGAATATcatgctattctcatgcttaaattcaaggtcagaatacgcatagagaaaagtgcataaaaaCCAGCGCTTTTAACTGAGGTCGGAATCGGGCCATAATGAGACAAGAAAACTAACACTGACTGCCTTAATGTGGAGGTGACtacatttgtgtgtgtctgtgtgtgtttgtgcacacaCATGAGATTCACTTTGTGTGAGTGTATTTTGCTGTATGTGCACGTGTAGGTTTGTTTTTGCTGTTGTTGATATTAGCTTGTACcgatgtgtatatgtgtctgtttATATTCTCCCAAAGTATGTGTGTCTTTCCTGCATGTAGGAGTGGAGTAAGCGAGCAGTGGAGGACATTATATCCCAACTGTCCTTGCCTGAGGCCCAGGAAAGTGAGGTGTCCCCAGCGGGGGCTAAAGAGGACCTGCGTGTGGAGCTGGAGCGCTCAGTGGGCAACCCCAACAACCTTCCCCCCCGTGAGCGCAAAGCCGGCTGCAAGAACTTCTACTGGAAGGGCTTCACTTCCTGCTGAGGGAAAAATAAACCGACCACCTTATGACATGACGCTGCCAATCACGTCACACCGCCAACTTACACCTGACGAATGCAGCCAATCAACAGTTAGCTGTGCCCGATGACGGTTCTTGAAATCAACAGAATGATGTACCTGTCTAATTTgtgaaataaagataaaataattgAATTTCAGTGGGTCAGTTCTTTGATAAACTCTTATTTGCATTACCAAAGAAAAGGTTTGGTTGACATGCCCTTTATTAATTTATGCATGCATCTAGTACTGGCTGATGTAACACACTGACAAATACAGTCACACTCAaacactcacactaacactagGCTAGTGAATGGCCAATCTTTAAAAAGGGCTTTAGTATTTGATATACCCCTACTTGAGGTTGAACTAAACACAATCATGTTTTTTCACATACTTAACGTCTCCCATTTTTTAAATGGATGGTTGTAAATAAATATTGTACTGCAACAGTGGTTAAATTGATAGATATTCTGTCACACCCAATATCAAAACATGCAGGGGGGGCACATAAGCTCATGTAACCCAATATTACAAGCTCTGATATTGCTAAAATGTGGAATACAAGTTGTCAGTTGCCTACACtacaaacacaaataaacagcATTAGGATATCTTGATGCACCCTggaaatacactatatacagtacttgtaaacacagagatacaatagGTGGAAATATCAACTATGAATATTTGTGTTGAATGTAAGTTTTACATTTTAGTAGGTTTTAGTAGGTGATTAATAGACACTTTCCAAGTAAAAATTGCTCTCATTTAGTGCTGTATGGTGCTGCTTGACAAACATGCAGTTAAACATGtatgttgaggctactgtaatCTAATCGGCTGTAAGGAAAACAAGTGGGCTAAGAGTGGAAACTGTCATTTTATATGTACCACCTCTTGCAGTTAAGTTAGATTTGACTACAAATCCATTATGGCGTCCAAAATCCAATATGGCGTCCACAATACCATTAAATTGTGGTTTAATCACCTGTATATGTTTTAAATGAGAGACATCGCTCAAATTTGTGTACTGTACTTAATACTATTTTTAACTCAGCTATGTTGGTAATCCAATAGGCCTTCCAGAATTATACTCAAACACTATTGCCTGAATATAGAAAAGGCAGAAGAAGTATTCCAAGTCACAAGCCTCTGAGGATTTTATATAAGCATGGCCTTATTTcgatttaagcaataaggcccgaagtagtgtggtatatgtccaatataccacggctaaatgCTGTTCTTCAACTCAacacaacgcggagtgcctggattacagccctcagccgtggtatgttggccatgtaccacaaacccctgagctACCTTATTTCTATGAGAAACTGGTTACTTACGTAactagaacagtaaaaataaatgctttgtcatacccgtggtcagccaatcaacattcagTGCTCGACCCACCCAGTTTATACAGTTTATACCATGGCGTTGTTGAATACTTTTTTCCTATTGGCTTGTAGGGCATGCTAGAGCATCCATTATTTCGCTATAACGCACGGTATATTTGCATGGTAGAATTCAATGACTGTAGTTCATTCctacatgttctatgtttgagctgcttttgaaaacAAAAGTGGAATTGAAAACATTTTTGGATTGTTGAATTGGTTAGCTAAATTAGCAGGAttgtttgtttggttactacgGCAACTACCTtagctatctagtaaacttgctagctacttcagtggatgttgaacacatttctccCGGCAAATATGTTAAtttatagccatggtataaaaAGGATAATGGGGCAACGTCattcattattttccatagaacgcaTAGCCTCTCGTTGATTATCCCGTAcacattggatgactgtcattcatattccatttacccagctcaatgtaacatggatcggtttaggctactacatgatactaaaaATTTTCCTAAACCCATCATGAGATTGCTCCAACCTAGattatgaatgaaagtttacaacgtaggtgaaTAAGATTGAGATAAATTTGAGTAATCAAAGTGACAGACATTctgctacctaagaatagtaaagccccctttactggctcaaatagttgaccaatcagcctgtaactctttgtaaacttttggaaaaaatagtgtttgaccagatacaatgatataaaaaaaaaatgataacaGACTTTTAACCCATTTGTTGGGAAGACAATTctacaagcacagcacttacagaAATTAGTGAgaattggctgagagaaattgatgataaaaagattttgggggctgttttgttagacttcagtgaggCTTTTGATATAGTctacttgtcacaccctgaccatagtttgctttgtatgttctatgttttgtttggtcagggtgtgatctgagtgggcattctatgttggatgtcttgtttgtctgtttctgtgtttgggcctgatatggttctcaatcagaggcaggtgttcgtcattgtctctgattgggagccatatttaggtagcctgttttgtgttgggttttgtgggtgattgttcctgtctttgtgtttgttacaccagatagggctgttttcggtttttcacgtttcttgtttttgtatattgttctattgtcatctttattaaagatgattcaaaataaccacgctgcgtttggtccttcaacagaagaatcccGTGACACTACTGCTGGAAAACCATAGGTGTTATggctagggctgttgcggtgaccatattaccgccataccggcagtcacgagtcatgaaggctgTCAAATTCCAGGATAATTCTCcgagctctgatgctgctgctggtcattagtagtctaccaaacttgctaactgcctgatactcagcactctattgtccctctaatcacgcTGACTTCAATGCAAATGTgatcaaaaatctaatcaaacacttcatgagcgCCCATGAGCTCaagttgcgcaacatttctataggctatagaAAGAGTAAAGAGTTATGGCCTCTACTAAAAACAGGAGGATCCTATCAGCTTTCTAGGCCTActttatttatttctcaactttcccaatatgaagcacattgcttatatttacaacaggagtatagcctacctgactggcatgaaaatgaaccacacgAAATGCACCCTCAAATTGGTAGATGACATTtgtagatgacatgtattttttcccgCTGCCACTGTTtcgatacaggtgcatgataatggtacattctaaatcaaaacaaatttaaCACAGAAAATATTTTGTATGTGTCAAGACAATTTTCAagacttccgccaaagtcggtccctctccttgttcggttgGTGTTGGGAGGTTGATGTaaccggctttctagccaccatcttccatttgttctgtctttgtcttatcACACCTGGCTTCACTCAATCAATTACTTGTTTATTATTTAAACCCCtgttttctatgttgtatttgtgagtgattgtttctTGTATGTTCGGTCCATCATGGTGTGCTCGTGTTGTTACGTGTTGTCATTTTTGAGTAATAGTATGTTGAtttgctgtcctgcgcctgactgtCTACACCAACTACACATAGGACCCTTACGACAATACTAAATCAAGAGTAGTCTGATTGGTATCAATATTAGCCTATCAATTGTGAATAATAttttatcacttgtgaatgatgccttCCATAAGAAGCAATTACTTTTTTGCAACTCTTTCGAATcgtagtcgcacacctcatgtagcctagacCATAGGCCTATAGTTtcgataaggtttgtatcacaactagagtggccaaataacttcttaaaaattagcacattaatccgctttagaaggagtgtagagcctaactggcatacataagcagcgcgtgagtttcaagtttggggaagatcattttcaccataaaaattcACCTTcgtaataaaagcattacatgcataattgcatttgagGTCACTATGGATAATGATGTTTTCCACTAATGGAACATTTGCGtttatagcctactaccatgtgcacaTTATAATTGCTcagctaaacattctgatctgttgctTCAGCTACATTGCGTACAAAAGTTTTTGGGGATTCtattggttgtattaatttggcaTCTATCGCATCCCACCACTGTCCCAGGCCATGTTtttaatatttatttctcgcacagaataggtcgacttttgtactatgggggatactagattgacataggctagtgcttttgctgttcgttatgcctattcatcttgttggctgacgaaaagtaaaagTGGAAAGTTCTTTCAATATATTCAATATGCACCTCAGAATTGGAAAAGGACACACGCAGTTTGGTTCCCAATGTGTCcatcttcacttgtagcctgtgagaaagacccgatcaggtgatggagagccatgtgagtgaaaGGTGATTCGGAGCGctcagcactcagggagaagggcacagcTGCCACTGGCCGCAAAAGACATAgatttttttagggtgcattacggccacacaaagaGGATGCCACCATGAAATTCTAGAAATGATCAattgcttgtcaaattgtgaatgagtgactggtgtacagcctgtgcaaaaaactaagcagagctcatgcctttcaagttACTTTTTTCATATCATCATTAGAGTTGCATGATGTAGCcctacaatgtattaaaaatcaaaacatgtagcccaacatttgtagaacaactaaagtttcATTAATAACTTTAAATGAAGCATATAGGAATACCTATTTTTATTAACCGCTCAACGCAGAATAGCCGTATGTGCGCACTCCCTGAAGTTTGGAGAAaacatcctttctattttattcagctttgttcaattgtattcttcatactataaaataatgccaaagaattctaagcaaatcttgtctgctaaattaactagtgtagcccacagccatttagcatagccagatcaggacctaacataaggacacctcagagtatgctattctgttattctgaaatagactacactTTCTTCATATCAAGCTTATTTAGACCTgtcaaaaataaataatggatttgtgtaggctatattaaatagatttattatatatttttaaatgtagatgttccaaaggtctgcatcagtggcttgtgtgtaagccaggagatgctaaatgtgtttatgttaattaacagtcaattactgtgagactgacatttatttgcttgacaatcacaggCTGATGAAATTTCGTGACTGCCACAGTCCtagttatggctttacaccccctgctattttaccttcattttactaggcaagtcagttaagaacaaattcttattttcaatgatggcctaggaacagtgcgttaactgccttgttcaggggcagaacgatttgtaccttgtcagcttggggatttgatcttgcaacctatcagttaactagtccaacactctaaccactaggctacgctgcagcccaatattgtggataaagagttacctgtccaacagaacacagagagtgttCTTTAATGGACCCTCTCCAACATAATTCAGATAAAATCAACAATTCCAATGGCAGCTGTCTagaccccttacttttttcaatctttactaacaacATGGCACTGgccttgagtaaagccagtgtgaaATGACTACAACACTTaattaacaaagagctgcagttagtttcagaatgggtgacaAGGAATAAGtaagtcctaaatatttcaaaaacttaaagcattgtatttgggacaaatcat is from Oncorhynchus gorbuscha isolate QuinsamMale2020 ecotype Even-year linkage group LG14, OgorEven_v1.0, whole genome shotgun sequence and encodes:
- the LOC123994819 gene encoding somatostatin-2-like produces the protein MKVCRIHCALALLGLTLAICSQGAASQPDLDLRSRRLLQRARAAGIATQEWSKRAVEDIISQLSLPEAQESEVSPAGAKEDLRVELERSVGNPNNLPPRERKAGCKNFYWKGFTSC